Proteins co-encoded in one Candidatus Limnocylindrales bacterium genomic window:
- a CDS encoding GMC family oxidoreductase, with product MPLPADHVHDETPPEFHLEYPNVEDGRFLGSDPKRRRYVTDVVVVGTGAGGAPAAAQLRDAGYDVVLLEEGGLHRTESFRTDPISSLQRLYRDAGTSSIMGRPPILFAEGRCVGGSTTINGGMSWPTPEHVLAQWSEDFRIEATDARSMAPYFERAQQILHVEYQNKDTLGRNDELFVAGAKKLGWRVEDNPRDMHRCVGLNNCGFGCPTGAKRSMLVTEIPRTLAKGTHLLTYAKVKRVLFRGSQAVGVRGHFVDERGRRKNEAGVKLGEFEIFADLVVLAAGARQTPAILMRSGVFGGQVGRGLHTHPNAKVVGVFEDRVNPWVGAHQAHQIHQFLDDGILLAYAGVPPGILATGIPGFGREHAERMALYNYMMTAGCLIEDTGVGRVGLGPDLEPWMSFRLSPRDVETIHRGVRMSAEQMFAAGAKAVLLPFGDLAELKSADELRRIDSRPRKRHNIELMTVHIMSSARMSRDRKGGVVDAWGRVHGLGGLVIADASIIPSSIGVNPMETIVALSLRCSERWADDLARARGSLAAAAAGA from the coding sequence ATGCCGCTTCCCGCCGATCACGTCCACGACGAAACTCCGCCGGAGTTCCACCTCGAATACCCGAACGTCGAAGACGGCCGCTTCCTCGGCAGCGACCCGAAGCGGCGCCGTTATGTGACCGACGTCGTCGTGGTCGGAACCGGCGCCGGCGGTGCACCGGCTGCTGCGCAGCTTCGCGATGCCGGTTACGATGTGGTGCTGCTTGAGGAAGGCGGGCTCCACCGTACCGAGTCGTTCCGCACCGATCCGATCTCGTCGCTGCAGCGCCTCTACCGCGACGCCGGCACCAGCTCGATCATGGGCCGCCCACCGATCCTTTTCGCCGAAGGACGCTGCGTCGGCGGATCGACGACGATCAACGGCGGCATGTCGTGGCCCACTCCCGAGCATGTGCTCGCGCAGTGGAGCGAAGACTTCCGCATCGAAGCAACCGACGCGCGGTCCATGGCGCCGTACTTCGAGCGCGCGCAGCAGATCCTGCACGTCGAGTATCAGAACAAGGACACGCTCGGACGAAACGACGAGCTGTTCGTCGCCGGTGCAAAGAAGCTCGGCTGGCGCGTCGAGGACAACCCGCGCGACATGCATCGCTGCGTCGGCCTCAACAATTGCGGCTTCGGCTGTCCGACCGGCGCGAAGCGCTCGATGCTCGTCACCGAAATTCCGCGCACGCTCGCCAAAGGCACGCACCTGCTCACGTACGCAAAGGTCAAGCGCGTGCTGTTTCGCGGCAGCCAGGCGGTCGGCGTGCGCGGCCATTTCGTCGACGAGCGCGGCCGTCGCAAGAACGAAGCCGGCGTCAAGCTCGGCGAGTTCGAAATCTTCGCCGATCTCGTCGTGCTCGCCGCCGGTGCGCGCCAGACGCCGGCGATCCTGATGCGCAGCGGAGTCTTCGGCGGCCAGGTCGGACGCGGGCTGCACACGCATCCGAACGCAAAAGTCGTCGGCGTGTTCGAGGATCGCGTCAATCCGTGGGTCGGAGCGCATCAGGCGCACCAGATCCATCAGTTTCTCGACGACGGAATCCTGCTTGCCTATGCGGGCGTGCCGCCGGGAATCCTGGCGACCGGCATTCCGGGCTTCGGGCGCGAGCACGCCGAGCGCATGGCGCTGTACAACTACATGATGACGGCCGGCTGCCTGATCGAAGACACCGGCGTCGGCCGCGTCGGCCTCGGTCCCGACCTCGAGCCGTGGATGAGCTTCCGGCTCTCGCCGCGCGACGTCGAGACCATCCACCGCGGCGTGCGCATGTCGGCCGAGCAGATGTTTGCGGCCGGTGCCAAAGCGGTGCTGCTGCCGTTCGGCGACCTTGCCGAGCTGAAGAGCGCCGACGAGCTGCGCCGCATCGACTCGCGGCCGCGCAAGCGCCACAACATCGAGCTGATGACGGTGCACATCATGAGCAGCGCCCGCATGTCGCGCGACCGCAAGGGCGGCGTCGTCGATGCGTGGGGCCGCGTGCATGGCCTCGGCGGGCTCGTCATCGCCGACGCGAGCATCATCCCGTCTTCGATCGGCGTGAATCCGATGGAAACGATCGTCGCGCTGTCGCTGCGCTGCTCGGAGCGCTGGGCCGACGATCTCGCGCGTGCGCGCGGTTCGCTTGCCGCGGCCGCCGCCGGCGCCTGA